The Amylolactobacillus amylophilus DSM 20533 = JCM 1125 genome contains a region encoding:
- a CDS encoding YbhB/YbcL family Raf kinase inhibitor-like protein codes for MEISTPLENGYLPPEYSKQASAENLLAQTPVLSPPLSISGVPQTAKSLALIMLDHDAIPVSGFTWIHWVTLITDPQQIELTAGVSQENPPYLIQGKNSNAGGLVNMQNKAVTERYTGPQPPNVDHEYQFELVALDNVPTVKPGFWLNELYHQMHGHELAHSTFKFLGKK; via the coding sequence ATGGAAATTAGCACACCATTAGAGAATGGCTATTTACCACCAGAGTATAGCAAGCAGGCTTCGGCCGAGAATTTATTGGCGCAAACACCGGTGCTCTCCCCACCCCTATCTATCAGTGGGGTACCACAAACAGCCAAAAGTCTGGCACTCATTATGCTGGATCATGACGCCATCCCCGTGAGTGGCTTCACTTGGATTCACTGGGTGACTTTAATCACCGACCCTCAGCAAATTGAGTTAACGGCTGGCGTAAGCCAAGAGAATCCACCCTACCTAATTCAAGGCAAGAACAGTAACGCTGGCGGATTAGTCAACATGCAGAACAAGGCGGTCACGGAGCGTTACACGGGACCGCAACCGCCAAATGTGGACCATGAGTACCAATTCGAATTGGTTGCTCTAGACAACGTGCCGACCGTAAAGCCGGGATTTTGGCTCAACGAACTTTACCACCAGATGCATGGACACGAGTTAGCCCACAGTACGTTCAAGTTTCTTGGCAAGAAATAA
- a CDS encoding nucleoside phosphorylase, protein MILEEFDPNRQAIINPQDLYKPIEGFPKVVISCFSRVTFARLLENYEHDEITRTSMANFEVIVYGITIGDQQIAVFNAPVGAASCVGIIEDLIQFGMEKLVLFGTCGVLNQDIEATSIIIPTSALRDEGTSYHYLPASNEVEVNKGILPLFQSFLDSHKISYQKGKVWTTDAPYRETIGKMKRRKESGAICVDMECSAVAALAAFRGFELCHFFYAADHLSEEKWDIRTLSSHSDLDSKDRIADLAIQFALFWEKAD, encoded by the coding sequence ATGATTTTAGAAGAATTTGACCCTAATCGACAGGCTATCATTAATCCACAAGACTTATACAAACCGATTGAAGGATTTCCCAAAGTAGTCATATCGTGCTTTTCAAGAGTAACTTTTGCGCGCCTACTTGAGAATTACGAACATGACGAAATTACAAGAACATCTATGGCTAACTTTGAAGTCATTGTCTATGGGATTACTATTGGAGACCAACAGATTGCTGTCTTTAATGCGCCAGTTGGGGCTGCTTCCTGTGTGGGAATTATAGAGGATTTGATTCAATTTGGGATGGAAAAACTCGTTCTCTTTGGGACTTGTGGGGTTTTGAACCAAGATATTGAGGCGACCTCCATCATCATTCCAACATCCGCCCTTCGAGACGAGGGGACTAGTTATCACTATCTTCCAGCAAGTAATGAAGTGGAAGTGAACAAGGGAATCCTTCCTCTCTTCCAATCTTTTCTGGATAGTCACAAGATTTCGTATCAAAAAGGAAAAGTTTGGACGACCGATGCTCCCTATCGGGAAACCATCGGCAAGATGAAGCGTCGAAAGGAATCAGGGGCTATCTGCGTCGATATGGAGTGCTCTGCCGTGGCGGCATTAGCAGCCTTTAGGGGCTTTGAACTCTGCCATTTCTTCTACGCGGCGGACCACCTCTCGGAAGAAAAATGGGATATCAGAACCTTATCTAGTCATTCGGACTTAGATAGTAAGGACCGAATCGCAGACTTGGCAATCCAATTTGCACTCTTTTGGGAAAAGGCTGACTAA
- the rsmA gene encoding 16S rRNA (adenine(1518)-N(6)/adenine(1519)-N(6))-dimethyltransferase RsmA yields the protein MKRLPIADPIRTSEILHHYHLQAKKSLGQNFLTNPAVINSIVTTAEIAPGDQVIEVGPGIGALTEQILAQGAKLLAYEIDGKLIEVLTNELPADAQIKILHQDVLQTDFNKDFEGYFDPTKPVKVVANLPYYITTPIIFRFLESGIPLESLTVMMQKEVADRIEAQPGKKDFGPLSIAVQLDMESHIALNVPPSSFTPAPKVDSAVVQIVRKAQPIRLPNKDLFNKIVKVSFAQRRKTIYNNLKHLVGQELQTIDDLHELLRAAAIAENRRAEQLSIADYLKLTELVDAK from the coding sequence ATGAAGAGACTACCGATTGCTGATCCAATCAGAACGAGCGAGATTCTGCATCACTATCACTTGCAGGCCAAGAAAAGTTTAGGTCAGAACTTTCTGACCAATCCGGCTGTGATTAACAGTATTGTGACCACGGCTGAAATCGCGCCCGGGGACCAGGTAATTGAGGTCGGCCCGGGAATTGGCGCCTTGACGGAGCAAATTCTCGCGCAGGGTGCAAAGTTGCTGGCCTATGAGATCGACGGTAAGTTGATTGAAGTGCTAACGAATGAGTTACCCGCAGACGCTCAAATCAAAATTCTGCATCAAGATGTTCTGCAAACGGATTTTAATAAGGACTTTGAGGGCTATTTCGATCCGACTAAGCCGGTCAAGGTTGTGGCTAACCTGCCCTACTACATCACAACACCCATTATTTTCCGCTTTCTGGAGAGTGGAATTCCGCTGGAATCACTCACAGTCATGATGCAAAAAGAAGTAGCTGACCGCATCGAGGCGCAGCCGGGGAAGAAGGACTTCGGCCCGCTGTCGATCGCAGTCCAGCTGGACATGGAATCGCACATCGCACTGAATGTACCGCCAAGTTCCTTTACTCCCGCACCAAAAGTTGATTCGGCTGTGGTGCAAATTGTGCGTAAGGCACAGCCAATTAGGCTACCGAACAAGGATTTGTTTAACAAAATCGTTAAGGTGAGTTTTGCTCAAAGACGCAAAACCATTTATAACAATTTGAAACATCTGGTTGGTCAGGAGCTGCAGACGATTGATGATTTACACGAATTATTGCGAGCTGCCGCTATTGCTGAGAATCGGCGGGCAGAACAGTTAAGTATAGCTGACTACTTGAAGTTGACAGAATTGGTAGACGCAAAATAA
- a CDS encoding family 1 glycosylhydrolase, whose product MAFKKEFLWGGATAANQYEGAYDVDGKGLSTADVMKGGAVDRPRAITWNNPTTGETGSSDFLMFGKGTRVVPEGTVPAVLDGEYYPSHEGTDF is encoded by the coding sequence ATGGCATTTAAGAAAGAATTTTTATGGGGTGGCGCAACTGCTGCCAACCAATACGAGGGTGCCTATGACGTAGATGGTAAGGGACTGAGTACTGCCGACGTGATGAAAGGTGGGGCTGTCGACCGGCCACGTGCTATTACCTGGAATAATCCAACCACAGGCGAAACTGGAAGCAGTGACTTCTTGATGTTTGGTAAGGGAACACGGGTTGTGCCCGAGGGAACAGTGCCTGCCGTACTTGACGGAGAGTATTACCCAAGCCATGAGGGCACGGATTTCTAG
- a CDS encoding ISL3 family transposase translates to MCHDTTKLLLGIADENLKITDGETGEDGVIRLTGHLDYTPKACPKCGIINDQKIINYGWRNTTIRFSKVLSNTVILALKRRYFHCKECHGNFLAQTVAVPKHCTISNTSRKECLEKLGEPVSLKHIANEVSASDSFVGRQLMRAERDFQTNWHYLPEIILMDEVKSTKSATGAMSFEFMNGETHELIDLLPYRTINKLEKYFYRFDQADRENVKIIVTDMNYTYPKLVQTVFPNAMVVMDKFHIINALNRAFNKTRIKVMKKFTPSSREFHALKRYWKLLLVPTEQLNFEQFKKWTNFPYWMAATDVVHQLLSLDSELEQTYQVLNSVRSAVQHQDWHNYNAAFWNNKTYSEEMKNTIKTLESHHDEIRNTFTTHYSNGPLEGSNNKIKAIKRASFGYRSFWRFRTRVLYVFKIKTKRALITK, encoded by the coding sequence ATGTGTCATGATACTACAAAATTATTATTAGGAATAGCTGACGAGAACCTAAAAATTACTGACGGTGAAACTGGAGAAGACGGGGTTATTCGCTTAACTGGCCACTTGGATTACACGCCGAAGGCTTGTCCCAAGTGCGGGATTATCAATGATCAAAAGATTATTAACTACGGCTGGCGCAATACCACTATCAGATTCTCGAAGGTTCTGAGCAACACCGTCATCTTAGCCTTAAAGCGCCGCTATTTCCACTGTAAAGAATGTCACGGCAACTTTCTTGCACAAACAGTGGCAGTTCCGAAACACTGTACAATTTCAAACACCAGCCGCAAAGAATGCCTAGAGAAGCTCGGTGAACCGGTCTCTTTGAAGCACATTGCCAATGAAGTATCGGCATCAGATTCATTTGTGGGCCGCCAGTTAATGCGCGCTGAACGAGACTTTCAAACCAATTGGCACTATTTACCAGAGATCATCTTAATGGATGAGGTGAAGAGTACCAAGAGCGCTACTGGTGCCATGAGCTTTGAGTTCATGAATGGCGAAACCCATGAATTAATCGACTTACTCCCTTATCGAACCATCAATAAACTAGAGAAGTATTTTTACCGCTTCGATCAAGCTGACCGAGAAAACGTCAAAATTATTGTGACTGATATGAATTATACCTACCCCAAGCTTGTGCAGACCGTGTTCCCCAATGCCATGGTGGTCATGGACAAGTTTCATATTATCAACGCCCTAAATCGGGCGTTTAACAAAACCAGAATCAAGGTGATGAAGAAGTTTACCCCGTCTTCTCGCGAATTTCACGCCCTTAAGCGCTACTGGAAGCTGTTGTTAGTACCAACTGAACAGCTTAACTTTGAACAATTCAAAAAGTGGACTAATTTTCCTTACTGGATGGCTGCCACCGATGTTGTCCATCAGCTGTTATCGTTGGATTCAGAACTAGAACAAACTTATCAAGTCTTAAACAGCGTCCGGTCAGCTGTCCAACATCAAGATTGGCATAACTACAATGCGGCATTTTGGAATAACAAAACGTATTCTGAAGAAATGAAGAACACGATTAAAACACTTGAAAGCCATCATGATGAGATTCGTAACACCTTTACCACACACTATTCAAATGGTCCTTTGGAAGGTTCTAATAATAAAATCAAGGCGATCAAACGAGCCAGTTTTGGCTATCGCAGCTTCTGGAGGTTTAGAACTCGAGTACTATACGTTTTCAAAATCAAAACAAAAAGAGCCCTAATCACGAAGTGA
- a CDS encoding aldo/keto reductase — translation MRYTELGTSNLRVSEIALGLMRISNKTTEEVVELLETAVDLGINFFDLADIYAGGVSEQKFGEALKASSIDRDKILVQTKTGIVQRTDGQNGMFDFSKEHILKTVDESLQRMQLDYVDTLLLHRPDALMEPAEIAETFNQLRQEGKVRYFGISNMNRYQTEYLQSFLNTYLVTNQLQFGLGHTGMVDFGLFTNMDVPEGHDHDSGLYPYIQQTGMTLQAWSPYQFGNFSGVFIDNPKFPELNAEMEKVAQNHGVTKNAVASAWILRLPASTQVIAGTTKPSRLKEIAAGTDFELSKGEWYNLYQASGHKLP, via the coding sequence ATGCGTTATACAGAATTAGGTACGAGTAATTTAAGAGTTTCGGAGATTGCACTGGGATTGATGCGAATCTCGAACAAGACAACTGAAGAAGTAGTCGAACTACTAGAAACAGCCGTAGACCTGGGCATTAACTTCTTCGATCTGGCAGACATTTATGCTGGCGGGGTCTCAGAGCAGAAATTTGGTGAGGCGCTGAAAGCTTCTAGCATCGACCGCGACAAGATTCTTGTTCAGACCAAGACCGGGATTGTCCAAAGAACTGATGGTCAAAATGGAATGTTTGACTTCTCTAAGGAACATATCCTGAAGACAGTTGATGAATCATTGCAAAGAATGCAACTTGATTATGTGGACACACTATTATTACACAGGCCGGATGCGCTAATGGAGCCCGCAGAGATTGCGGAGACATTTAATCAGCTCCGTCAAGAAGGCAAGGTACGGTATTTCGGTATCAGCAACATGAATCGGTATCAGACCGAATACCTGCAAAGCTTTCTTAATACCTATTTGGTCACTAACCAACTCCAATTTGGCTTAGGTCACACAGGCATGGTCGACTTTGGCCTCTTCACCAACATGGACGTCCCAGAGGGTCACGATCACGACTCAGGCCTGTACCCTTACATCCAACAAACTGGGATGACACTTCAGGCATGGTCACCATACCAGTTCGGCAACTTCTCGGGTGTCTTCATCGACAATCCGAAGTTTCCGGAACTGAATGCCGAGATGGAAAAAGTCGCCCAGAATCACGGCGTAACGAAGAACGCGGTCGCCAGCGCATGGATCCTTCGGTTACCTGCCAGCACTCAGGTTATTGCGGGAACAACGAAGCCGAGCCGGTTGAAAGAAATCGCCGCAGGAACGGATTTCGAATTGAGCAAAGGTGAATGGTACAACCTCTACCAGGCAAGCGGACATAAATTACCATAG
- the rnmV gene encoding ribonuclease M5 gives MESKKTNSDKFAEVVIVEGRDDTKRLKLFFPGIETIETNGSEISAETLLQIKKVAETRPVVILTDPDFNGERIRRKVTAVVPTAKQAFLKRADAVPSKSHGSLGVEHASGVTLAHALNNLHEQTTSELAATEQINHNLLLDLGLIVGATARQKRDFVGQQLEIGYANAKQFERRLVTFGITKAELLTVLEKWERR, from the coding sequence ATGGAATCAAAGAAAACTAACTCAGATAAATTCGCTGAAGTAGTCATTGTCGAGGGACGTGACGACACGAAGCGGCTCAAACTGTTTTTCCCTGGCATAGAGACGATTGAAACCAATGGTTCAGAGATCTCTGCGGAGACTTTGCTTCAAATCAAGAAGGTGGCGGAGACACGCCCTGTGGTGATCTTGACGGATCCCGATTTCAATGGTGAGCGAATTCGCCGCAAGGTAACAGCGGTCGTACCTACCGCTAAACAGGCTTTCCTGAAGCGGGCCGATGCAGTGCCCAGCAAGAGCCACGGTAGTCTTGGAGTAGAACACGCCAGTGGGGTGACTTTGGCGCATGCGCTAAACAATCTACACGAGCAGACGACAAGTGAATTAGCGGCGACAGAGCAAATTAACCACAATCTACTACTCGATCTAGGGCTAATTGTGGGTGCAACTGCCCGTCAGAAGCGTGATTTTGTGGGTCAACAGTTGGAAATTGGTTATGCGAACGCGAAACAATTTGAGCGGCGACTGGTGACTTTTGGAATTACTAAGGCTGAATTGCTGACTGTACTAGAGAAATGGGAGAGACGATGA
- a CDS encoding TatD family hydrolase: MKIFDAHTHLNDVPFRTHEQDYVDHAQELGVVKIANVGSNRELNERAIRLSEQFANMYAIVGFHPDDSKLFDETEQDILVSQLQREKVVALGEIGLDYHWDDSPRPTQRAVFQAQIELAHELKLPVNIHTRDAMSDTYDILKDSQALEYGGVIHNFNGDKVWLEKFLNLGLQVSFSGVVTFKNAHEVHESARVVPLDRVLVETDAPYLTPTPYRGKQNEPAYTRYVVEQIATLKGLSVEEVAAATYRNTMELYGIKEN, translated from the coding sequence ATGAAAATTTTCGATGCACACACGCACCTAAATGACGTGCCTTTTCGGACACATGAACAGGATTACGTTGATCATGCACAAGAGCTTGGTGTAGTAAAGATTGCCAATGTGGGATCTAACCGCGAGTTAAACGAACGTGCGATTCGCCTGAGCGAGCAATTCGCCAACATGTACGCCATCGTGGGTTTTCATCCGGATGATAGTAAATTATTTGATGAAACTGAACAAGATATTCTGGTGAGTCAGCTGCAACGAGAGAAAGTGGTGGCGCTGGGTGAGATTGGTCTGGACTACCACTGGGATGATTCGCCTAGGCCAACCCAACGTGCGGTTTTTCAAGCACAAATAGAGCTGGCGCATGAGCTGAAATTACCCGTAAATATTCATACAAGGGATGCAATGAGTGACACGTACGACATCTTAAAGGATAGTCAAGCGTTGGAATACGGTGGCGTGATTCATAACTTTAACGGCGACAAAGTGTGGCTTGAAAAGTTCTTGAATCTCGGATTACAGGTCTCTTTCAGTGGTGTGGTAACATTCAAGAACGCTCATGAGGTGCATGAGTCTGCGCGCGTTGTACCGCTAGATCGCGTCTTGGTCGAGACCGACGCGCCTTACCTCACTCCTACACCTTACCGGGGTAAGCAGAACGAGCCAGCATATACGCGTTATGTGGTGGAGCAGATAGCTACCTTAAAGGGATTGAGCGTGGAAGAAGTCGCTGCTGCGACATATCGGAATACGATGGAGCTGTATGGAATCAAAGAAAACTAA
- the metG gene encoding methionine--tRNA ligase — MTDKTFYITTPIYYPSGKLTIGNAYTTVAADVLARYKRQLGYDTFFLTGTDEHGLKIEETAEKEGLKPQDYVDQMAASYKDLWRMLDISYDKFIRTTDADHVKAVQQIFEKLLAKGDIYLGEYSGWYSVSDEEFFTESQLAEVYRDEAGNVTGGKAPSGHEVELVKEPSYFFKMSKYADRLLQYYEDHPEFIQPESRKNEMINNFIKPGLEDLSVTRTTVDWGIPVPSDPKHKVYVWIDALSNYITALGYGGPDDALFKKFWPADVQLVGKEIIRFHTIYWPIMLMALDLPLPKQVFGHGWILMKNGKMSKSKGNAVYPEMIVERYGLDSLRYYLMRAIPFGNDGIFTPEDFVERVNFDLANDLGNLLNRTVSMINKYHDGVVAPVQGDFDEFDTALKQMAADTIKSYSENMNKFYFSKALDAVWQFISRANKYIDETTPWILAKDEAKATRLQAVMTNLAESLRLIALLIKPIMTKAPVEMFQQLGLDIDNSTMTKRAFGGYDWGNKVSETPTPIFPRLDNEIEVQYIKDQMAKAKPKKESRSEKKDSAGQNTTAAIEETEFVTIDDFDKLKLQVGEVLAVQKVPKSNKLLKFTLDFGEGTPRQILSGMQQYYPAEQELVGQKIVAITNLKPRKMLGQLSQGMLLSSEMGETVKLAIVGPEHANGALLG; from the coding sequence ATGACTGACAAAACTTTTTATATTACGACCCCTATCTACTATCCGTCTGGTAAATTGACGATTGGTAACGCCTATACGACGGTTGCTGCCGATGTTCTGGCGCGCTATAAAAGACAGCTTGGGTATGACACATTCTTCCTAACCGGAACTGATGAGCATGGCCTAAAGATTGAGGAGACCGCCGAGAAGGAAGGCCTAAAACCGCAGGACTATGTGGATCAAATGGCGGCGAGCTATAAGGATCTTTGGCGAATGCTCGACATCAGCTACGATAAATTCATTCGCACAACAGATGCCGATCATGTTAAGGCTGTGCAGCAGATTTTTGAAAAACTACTGGCCAAGGGGGACATCTACCTGGGTGAGTACTCTGGTTGGTACTCGGTATCGGACGAGGAATTCTTCACCGAGTCGCAACTAGCAGAAGTGTACCGAGATGAGGCAGGAAATGTCACAGGCGGTAAGGCGCCAAGCGGCCATGAGGTCGAGCTAGTTAAGGAGCCGAGCTACTTCTTCAAGATGAGTAAGTATGCTGATCGCCTCCTGCAATACTATGAAGATCACCCTGAATTCATCCAGCCTGAATCGCGTAAGAATGAGATGATCAATAACTTCATTAAGCCAGGACTAGAAGATCTTTCAGTGACGCGGACGACTGTCGACTGGGGAATTCCTGTGCCAAGTGATCCGAAGCACAAAGTCTATGTCTGGATTGACGCTCTTTCAAACTATATTACGGCACTCGGATACGGCGGTCCAGACGACGCCCTTTTCAAGAAATTCTGGCCTGCAGATGTCCAATTGGTGGGTAAGGAAATTATCCGTTTCCACACAATTTACTGGCCAATTATGCTGATGGCGCTTGATTTACCACTGCCTAAGCAAGTGTTCGGTCACGGTTGGATATTGATGAAGAACGGTAAGATGTCGAAGTCTAAGGGCAACGCTGTATACCCAGAGATGATTGTTGAACGTTATGGACTAGACTCGCTGCGTTATTACTTGATGCGCGCCATTCCATTTGGTAACGACGGGATTTTCACTCCGGAGGACTTTGTTGAACGGGTGAACTTCGACTTGGCAAACGATCTTGGTAATTTATTGAACAGAACAGTTTCGATGATTAACAAGTACCATGACGGTGTGGTCGCGCCCGTTCAGGGCGACTTCGATGAGTTTGACACCGCACTCAAGCAGATGGCAGCTGACACGATCAAGTCCTACAGCGAGAATATGAATAAATTCTACTTCTCAAAGGCATTAGATGCCGTGTGGCAGTTTATCAGTCGTGCAAATAAATACATCGACGAGACGACTCCATGGATCTTAGCAAAGGACGAGGCCAAGGCCACCCGTCTCCAGGCCGTGATGACCAACTTGGCAGAGAGTTTACGGTTAATTGCGCTCCTGATTAAGCCCATCATGACGAAAGCTCCAGTGGAAATGTTCCAGCAACTTGGGTTGGACATCGATAATTCGACCATGACTAAGCGTGCTTTTGGTGGCTACGACTGGGGTAATAAAGTCTCCGAGACGCCAACCCCAATTTTCCCCCGACTCGATAACGAGATTGAAGTCCAGTACATCAAGGATCAGATGGCTAAGGCAAAACCAAAAAAGGAGAGTCGGTCTGAGAAGAAGGACAGTGCGGGCCAAAACACCACGGCGGCCATAGAAGAAACGGAGTTCGTCACCATTGATGATTTCGACAAGTTGAAGCTTCAAGTTGGTGAAGTTCTAGCCGTCCAAAAGGTTCCTAAATCTAATAAGTTATTAAAGTTTACACTCGATTTCGGCGAGGGTACGCCGCGCCAGATCCTTTCCGGGATGCAGCAGTATTATCCAGCGGAACAGGAATTAGTCGGCCAGAAGATAGTGGCAATTACGAATCTGAAGCCGAGAAAGATGCTTGGACAGCTTAGCCAAGGTATGCTTTTATCCAGCGAGATGGGTGAGACGGTCAAATTGGCAATTGTGGGACCAGAACACGCAAACGGGGCGTTATTAGGCTAA
- a CDS encoding MATE family efflux transporter, whose protein sequence is MKDLTRGNPLKIIAIFSIPLLIGNLFQQFYTLSDTLIVGRFLGVNALAAVGSTNSLTFLIIGFAQGATSGLSIKTAQLFGARDYKGVRKSFATSIVISLAISIVMTTLSVVFCREILQLMQTPPEIIDQAYDFLIVIFAGFSVAIGYNLLANVLMALGDSRTPLIFLVVAVVINVAIDIVLIAVLHIGTVAAGIATVSSQGISMILCILYIRKSVPYLQLRREDFKISKQDFIDHLRLGLPMGFQSSIIAIGSVILQLMLNTLGPQSIAAYTAAGKIDQVATLPVMSFGIAMATFVAQNFGARKYGRIIKGVKQILLLSIGISIVLGGLIIIFGRPLVNFFVGNDQPAVTTLAQQYFYVVSSMYWLLSTLFVLRYTLQGLGKSMIPTIAGVFELMMRAFAGLVLVANFEFLGACLANPLAWFGSLMVLIPSYLTTMKQLRERDKIVVKNNQ, encoded by the coding sequence ATGAAAGACTTAACCCGCGGCAACCCATTAAAAATTATTGCAATTTTCTCAATTCCACTCCTAATTGGAAACCTATTTCAGCAATTCTATACTTTATCCGACACACTAATAGTCGGCCGCTTCCTCGGCGTGAACGCATTGGCAGCCGTTGGTTCGACGAATAGCCTGACATTTCTGATCATCGGCTTTGCACAAGGTGCCACTAGTGGTCTCTCAATCAAGACCGCACAGCTCTTTGGCGCTCGTGATTATAAGGGTGTCCGGAAAAGCTTTGCGACGAGCATCGTAATCAGCCTGGCAATTTCCATTGTGATGACGACTCTGAGCGTTGTGTTCTGTCGTGAGATTCTACAATTGATGCAGACACCACCAGAGATTATTGATCAGGCATACGACTTCCTGATTGTAATCTTTGCTGGCTTCTCAGTAGCCATCGGGTATAACTTGCTCGCTAATGTCCTTATGGCACTCGGCGACAGTCGCACACCATTGATTTTTCTAGTCGTAGCCGTCGTGATTAACGTGGCAATTGATATTGTCCTAATTGCGGTTCTGCATATTGGCACTGTGGCTGCCGGGATTGCGACTGTTTCATCGCAGGGAATTTCGATGATTCTATGTATCCTGTATATCAGAAAGTCTGTCCCATATCTCCAATTACGGCGCGAAGACTTCAAGATTTCTAAGCAAGATTTTATCGACCACCTGCGGTTGGGTCTGCCGATGGGGTTCCAGTCGTCAATTATTGCCATTGGTAGTGTCATTCTGCAGTTAATGTTGAATACACTGGGACCACAATCAATCGCAGCTTACACCGCTGCTGGTAAAATCGATCAGGTTGCAACCCTGCCAGTAATGTCGTTTGGCATTGCCATGGCGACGTTTGTGGCACAAAACTTTGGCGCCAGAAAGTACGGGCGCATCATCAAGGGCGTGAAACAAATTTTACTCTTATCCATTGGGATTAGTATTGTTCTGGGTGGCTTAATTATCATCTTTGGCCGGCCACTAGTGAACTTCTTTGTCGGCAACGACCAACCGGCGGTTACTACTCTAGCCCAGCAATACTTCTACGTTGTTAGCAGCATGTATTGGCTGTTGTCCACCTTGTTCGTTCTCAGGTATACCCTGCAGGGACTTGGTAAAAGCATGATTCCAACGATTGCTGGTGTATTCGAGCTAATGATGCGGGCGTTTGCTGGCCTGGTTCTGGTGGCTAACTTCGAATTCCTTGGAGCCTGTTTAGCCAATCCCTTGGCCTGGTTTGGCTCGCTCATGGTCCTCATCCCATCGTACCTGACGACGATGAAACAACTACGTGAGCGTGACAAGATTGTGGTCAAGAACAATCAATAG
- a CDS encoding TPM domain-containing protein: MKQTGLIKSKILALLLFVGATLFVGGFFSHSVEAAKLPASPSTYYYDQVLLLNDETKQLVFNKNESYENTGKKPQVIMAVVKSTDGESIDEYASELFDKWNIGQKSSDNGLLILYAVNDGERNVRIEVGYGLEGAVTDSQAGAILRNNADLLKSSDKAKVNKGLQQTFNAVVTLIDKEYGYKLDKNSLSDEELERVQEADNSGESIGVVIGLLVFTGIVLFASYRGRGGKGGPKGPGGVDGSSIPWWLIFLGSGGSNDDNDHWGGGGFGGGGGFSGGGGSSGGGGASI, translated from the coding sequence ATGAAGCAGACTGGTTTAATTAAAAGTAAAATATTGGCATTACTGCTATTTGTAGGAGCTACTCTATTTGTGGGTGGCTTCTTTTCGCATTCCGTTGAGGCGGCGAAATTACCGGCGAGTCCCAGCACATATTATTACGACCAAGTTTTATTGCTGAATGATGAGACCAAGCAGCTGGTGTTCAACAAGAACGAATCCTATGAGAATACCGGCAAAAAGCCACAGGTAATTATGGCGGTGGTGAAGTCGACTGATGGGGAATCAATCGACGAGTATGCTAGTGAGCTGTTCGATAAGTGGAATATTGGTCAGAAATCTTCTGATAACGGCCTGCTGATTCTCTACGCGGTAAATGACGGTGAGAGAAACGTCAGGATTGAGGTTGGTTATGGCTTAGAAGGAGCCGTAACTGACTCGCAGGCTGGTGCGATTTTGCGTAATAACGCTGATTTACTAAAGTCGTCAGATAAGGCGAAGGTGAATAAAGGCTTGCAGCAAACCTTTAATGCTGTTGTGACGTTGATTGACAAAGAGTACGGCTACAAGCTAGATAAGAACTCACTTTCTGATGAGGAGCTTGAACGAGTTCAAGAAGCGGATAATAGTGGGGAGTCTATCGGAGTTGTCATCGGTTTGCTTGTGTTTACAGGCATCGTGCTTTTCGCTTCGTACAGGGGAAGAGGCGGCAAAGGCGGCCCCAAGGGCCCGGGTGGTGTTGACGGGTCTTCTATTCCATGGTGGCTGATTTTCTTGGGCTCAGGTGGTTCAAATGATGATAATGATCACTGGGGCGGTGGCGGCTTCGGTGGTGGCGGAGGATTCTCGGGCGGAGGCGGTTCATCCGGTGGCGGTGGAGCGTCAATTTAG